The DNA region AGACTTGTAAATCATTTCTGCTCTGAGTTCAAGCGCAAGCACAAGAAGTACGTGAAGCCCGTTTTTTATTTGGTGATGTTTTCATTTTGctgactttttctttttaagGGATCTTTCCGGCAACCCCCGTGCCCTGCGCCGTCTCCGCACGGCCTGCGAGCGTGCCAAGCGtaccctctcctccagcGCACAGACCTCCATTGAGATCGACTCTCTCTACGAGGGTATCGATTTCtacacctccatcacccgTGCCCGCTTCGAAGAGTTGTGCCAGGATCTTTTCCGCTCTACCCTCCAGCCCGTCGACCGCGTCCTTACCGATGCCAAGATCGACAAGTCCCAGGTCCACGAGatcgtcctcgtcggtgGCTCCACCCGTATTCCCCGCATCCAGAAGCTTATCACCGACTACTTCAATGGCAAGGAGCCCAACAAGTCCATCAACCCCGATGAGGCTGTTGCCTATGGTGCCGCCGTCCAGGCCGCCATTCTCTCCGGTGACACTTCCTCCAAGTCCACCAACGAGATCTTGCTTCTCGATGTTGCCCCTTTGTCCCTCGGTATCGAGACCGCTGGTGGTATGATGACCAAGCTCATTCcccgcaacaccaccattcCCACCAAGAAGTCTGAGGTCTTCTCTACCTTCTCCGACAACCAGCCTGGTGTGCTTATCCAGGTCTACGAGGGTGAGCGGCAGCGCACCAAGGACAACAACTTGCTCGGCAAGTTCGAGCTTACTGGCATTCCCCCCGCTCCCCGTGGTATTCCCCAGATTGAGGTTACCTTCGATCTTGATGCCAACGGAATCATGAACGTCTCTGCCCTTGAGAAGGGCACTGGCAAGACCAACCAAATTGtcatcaccaacgacaagGGTCGTCTCTCCAAGGAGGACATTGAGCGCATGCTTGCTGAGGCTGAGAagttcaaggaggaggatgaggctgaGGGTGCCCGTGTCGCTGCCAAGAACGGCCTTGAGTCGTATGCCTACTCCCTGCGTAACACTCTCTCCGACCCCAAGGTCGATGAGAAGCTTGACGCCTCCGACAAGGAGACTCTCAAGACCGAGATTGACAAGATCGTCGCTTGGCTCGATGAGTCTCAGCAGGCTACCAAGGAGGAGTACGAGGATCGCcagaaggagttggagggtgTTGCCAACCCCATCATGATGAAGTTCTAcggtgctggcggtgctCCCCCTGGTGGCATGCCCGGCGGTGCTCCTGGCGGTTTCCccg from Podospora pseudopauciseta strain CBS 411.78 chromosome 6, whole genome shotgun sequence includes:
- the SSA2 gene encoding Hsp70 chaperone (EggNog:ENOG503NVJE; COG:O) → MAPAVGIDLGTTYSCVGVFREDRCEIIANDQGNRTTPSFVAFTDTERLIGDAAKNQVAMNPINTVFDAKRLIGRKFTDAEVQADMKHFPFKIIERGGKPVIQVEFKGETKVFTPEEISSMVLTKMRETAEAYLGGTVNNAVVTVPAYFNDSQRQATKDAGLIAGLNVLRIINEPTAAAIAYGLDKKIEGERNVLIFDLGGGTFDVSLLTIEEGIFEVKSTAGDTHLGGEDFDNRLVNHFCSEFKRKHKKYDLSGNPRALRRLRTACERAKRTLSSSAQTSIEIDSLYEGIDFYTSITRARFEELCQDLFRSTLQPVDRVLTDAKIDKSQVHEIVLVGGSTRIPRIQKLITDYFNGKEPNKSINPDEAVAYGAAVQAAILSGDTSSKSTNEILLLDVAPLSLGIETAGGMMTKLIPRNTTIPTKKSEVFSTFSDNQPGVLIQVYEGERQRTKDNNLLGKFELTGIPPAPRGIPQIEVTFDLDANGIMNVSALEKGTGKTNQIVITNDKGRLSKEDIERMLAEAEKFKEEDEAEGARVAAKNGLESYAYSLRNTLSDPKVDEKLDASDKETLKTEIDKIVAWLDESQQATKEEYEDRQKELEGVANPIMMKFYGAGGAPPGGMPGGAPGGFPGGAGGPGATHDDGPTVEEVD